From the Streptomyces sp. KMM 9044 genome, one window contains:
- a CDS encoding NAD-dependent epimerase/dehydratase family protein — MGKVVLVTGVARPLGGRFVRRILRDPDVDRVVAVDAVRPAHHLGGADFVQTDIRQPTVARVLAEAGADTVVHLDVTGTPLGSGSRTALKETNVIGTMQLLGACQKSPSVERLVVKSSTNVYGSAPRDPAVFTETTSAKSLPSGGFAKDTVEVEGYVRGFARRRPDVAVCVLRFANILGPAADSPLAEYFSLPVLPTVFGYDPRLQFVHEDDVIDVLRLASYEPRRGTLNSGTFNIAGDGVLTLSQCSRRLGRPTVPLLLPAVTWAGTLVRTLGMSDFSPEQIRLLTHGRVVATDQMRETLGFTAKYTTAETFADFVRSRGPGLLPPEALAGAVDRIAALPLPGTDSGHSPKQSVN, encoded by the coding sequence TTGGGGAAAGTCGTGCTCGTGACCGGAGTGGCCCGCCCGCTGGGAGGCCGTTTCGTCCGGCGGATCCTGCGTGACCCGGACGTGGACCGGGTCGTCGCCGTGGACGCGGTCCGGCCCGCGCACCACCTGGGGGGCGCCGACTTCGTCCAGACCGACATCCGGCAGCCCACCGTCGCGCGTGTGCTCGCCGAGGCCGGCGCCGACACCGTCGTGCACCTCGACGTCACGGGCACACCGCTCGGCAGCGGCAGCCGGACGGCGCTCAAGGAGACCAACGTCATCGGCACCATGCAGCTGCTCGGTGCCTGTCAGAAGTCTCCGAGCGTCGAGCGGCTGGTCGTGAAGTCCAGTACGAACGTCTACGGCTCCGCGCCCCGCGATCCGGCGGTCTTCACCGAGACGACCTCGGCCAAGTCCCTGCCCAGCGGCGGCTTCGCGAAGGACACCGTCGAGGTCGAGGGCTATGTGCGCGGCTTCGCGCGCCGCCGCCCGGACGTCGCCGTGTGCGTGCTCAGGTTCGCCAACATCCTGGGCCCCGCCGCGGACAGCCCGCTCGCCGAGTACTTCTCGCTGCCGGTCCTGCCGACCGTGTTCGGCTACGACCCGCGGCTGCAGTTCGTGCACGAGGACGATGTGATCGACGTCCTGCGCCTCGCCTCGTACGAGCCCCGGCGCGGCACGCTCAACAGCGGCACCTTCAACATCGCCGGGGACGGAGTCCTGACGCTGTCGCAGTGTTCGAGGCGGCTCGGCCGGCCGACCGTGCCCCTGCTCCTCCCGGCGGTCACCTGGGCGGGCACGCTGGTGCGTACGCTGGGGATGTCGGACTTCTCACCAGAGCAGATCCGGCTGCTCACACACGGCCGGGTGGTGGCGACGGACCAGATGCGCGAGACGCTGGGCTTCACGGCGAAGTACACGACAGCAGAAACGTTCGCGGACTTCGTGCGCAGCCGTGGCCCCGGGCTGCTTCCGCCGGAGGCCCTCGCGGGGGCCGTCGACCGGATCGCCGCGCTGCCCCTGCCGGGCACGGACAGCGGTCACTCCCCGAAGCAGAGCGTCAACTGA
- a CDS encoding HAD family hydrolase gives MAALGWLTPRRRSATARSVLAGEASAEAARKSTQEVSDREPEFPVHGDERAAAFFDLDNTVMQGAALFHFGKGLYKRKFFEKRDLARFAWQQAWFRLAGVEDPEHMQDARDSALSIVKGHRVSELKSIGEEIYDEYMAERIWPGTRALAQAHLDAGQRVWLVTAAPVEIAQVIARRLGLTGALGTVAESIGGVYTGKLVGEPLHGPAKAEAVRALATAENLDLNRCAAYSDSHNDIPMLSLVGHPYAINPDSKLRKHARTEDWRLRDYRTGRKAAKVGIPAAAGVGAVAGGTAAAIAMHRRRR, from the coding sequence ATGGCCGCTCTCGGATGGCTCACTCCCCGTAGACGCTCTGCCACGGCGCGGAGCGTATTGGCAGGCGAGGCCTCGGCGGAGGCAGCACGCAAGTCCACCCAGGAAGTTTCCGACCGTGAACCGGAGTTCCCGGTTCACGGCGACGAGCGGGCTGCCGCGTTCTTCGACCTGGACAACACCGTGATGCAGGGCGCGGCCCTGTTCCACTTCGGCAAGGGCCTGTACAAGCGGAAGTTCTTCGAGAAGCGCGACCTCGCCCGGTTCGCGTGGCAGCAGGCGTGGTTCCGGCTGGCCGGCGTCGAGGACCCCGAGCACATGCAGGACGCACGCGACTCCGCACTCTCCATCGTCAAGGGCCACCGGGTCTCCGAGCTGAAGTCCATCGGCGAGGAGATCTACGACGAGTACATGGCCGAGCGGATCTGGCCGGGCACGCGGGCGCTGGCGCAGGCGCACCTGGACGCGGGCCAGCGGGTGTGGCTGGTCACGGCCGCGCCGGTGGAGATCGCCCAGGTGATCGCGCGCCGGCTGGGCCTGACCGGAGCGCTCGGGACGGTGGCCGAGTCCATCGGTGGCGTGTACACCGGCAAACTGGTGGGCGAGCCGCTGCACGGCCCGGCCAAGGCCGAGGCCGTCCGCGCGCTGGCGACCGCGGAGAACCTGGACCTGAACCGGTGCGCGGCGTACAGCGACTCACACAACGACATCCCGATGCTCTCGCTGGTCGGGCACCCGTACGCGATCAACCCGGACTCCAAGCTGCGCAAGCACGCCCGCACCGAGGACTGGCGTCTGCGGGACTACCGCACGGGACGCAAGGCGGCGAAGGTCGGCATCCCCGCGGCGGCCGGCGTGGGCGCGGTGGCCGGCGGCACGGCCGCGGCCATCGCGATGCACCGACGGCGACGCTGA
- a CDS encoding glutamyl-tRNA reductase — MSLLVVGLSHRSAPVSVLDRASLSMDAQTKLLQDTVAAEPAAEAAVLATCNRIELYADVDKFHAGVAELSTLLAQHSGVGLEELTPHLYVHYEDRAVHHLFSVACGLDSMVVGEGQVLGQIKDSLARAQTLHTAGRLMNDLFQQALRVGKRAHSETGIDRAGQSLVTFGLEQLALGAPVETWAQGKKALVIGAGSMSSLAAATLARTGVREIVVANRTADRADRLVEILTEGDDTDVPVRAVPMGSVPFELTRADVVVSCTGATGLVLTAEAIAAGVEGRAGAQPGTGRGELPDAAVRGGVPEARTAALPPVGIGTDEDCPLDLASVPPGFSVMGEAAVAGMDASTLEQHAAWAAGGAVDRRQAGRRGADADGADQVDAELIGALAATAASVGRIPERRRPEPVAEPPRPEPVLYLLDLAMPRDVDAAAHRLAGVRLVDIEALAEASADAPMAADVDQVRRIVSDEVAAFGAAQRAAHITPTVVALRTMAADVVAGEIARLESRLPGLDDKHRAEITQTVRRVVDKLLHAPTVRVKQLAAEPGGAGYADALRTLFDLDPETVASVSRAEESTEKSAKNATIANIAENRGPA; from the coding sequence ATGAGTCTCCTCGTCGTCGGACTGAGCCACCGCAGCGCGCCGGTCAGTGTGCTGGACCGGGCCTCGCTGAGCATGGACGCGCAGACCAAGCTGCTGCAGGACACGGTCGCCGCCGAACCGGCCGCCGAGGCCGCGGTGCTCGCCACCTGCAACCGCATCGAGCTGTACGCCGACGTGGACAAGTTCCACGCCGGTGTCGCCGAGCTGTCCACGCTGCTGGCCCAGCACAGCGGGGTCGGCCTGGAGGAGCTCACTCCCCATCTCTATGTGCACTACGAGGACCGCGCCGTCCACCACCTGTTCTCGGTGGCCTGCGGACTGGACTCGATGGTGGTCGGTGAGGGGCAGGTCCTCGGCCAGATCAAGGACTCGCTGGCGCGTGCGCAGACACTGCACACCGCCGGCCGGCTGATGAACGACCTGTTCCAGCAGGCGCTCCGGGTCGGCAAGCGGGCGCACTCGGAGACCGGCATCGACCGCGCCGGGCAGTCCCTGGTCACCTTCGGCCTGGAGCAGTTGGCCCTCGGCGCACCCGTCGAGACCTGGGCGCAGGGAAAGAAGGCCCTGGTCATAGGCGCCGGTTCGATGTCGTCGCTGGCCGCGGCCACGCTCGCGCGGACCGGTGTCCGTGAGATCGTGGTCGCCAACCGCACCGCCGACCGCGCCGACCGCCTCGTCGAGATCCTGACGGAGGGCGACGACACGGACGTGCCGGTCCGCGCGGTACCGATGGGGTCGGTGCCGTTCGAGCTGACACGTGCCGACGTGGTCGTCTCCTGCACGGGCGCGACCGGGCTCGTCCTCACCGCCGAGGCGATCGCCGCCGGTGTCGAGGGCCGGGCCGGGGCACAGCCGGGGACCGGGCGCGGCGAGCTGCCGGACGCCGCCGTACGAGGCGGGGTGCCGGAGGCGCGGACGGCGGCCTTGCCTCCCGTGGGCATCGGTACCGACGAGGACTGCCCGCTGGACCTGGCCTCCGTGCCGCCCGGCTTCTCCGTGATGGGCGAGGCGGCCGTCGCCGGCATGGACGCGTCGACGCTGGAGCAGCACGCGGCGTGGGCCGCGGGCGGCGCCGTCGACCGCCGCCAGGCAGGCCGGCGCGGCGCTGACGCTGACGGCGCTGACCAGGTGGACGCCGAGCTGATCGGCGCGCTGGCCGCGACCGCGGCGAGCGTCGGCCGGATCCCCGAGCGGCGCCGTCCGGAGCCGGTGGCCGAGCCGCCGCGCCCGGAGCCCGTGCTGTACCTGCTCGACCTCGCGATGCCACGCGACGTCGATGCCGCCGCGCACCGCCTCGCCGGGGTGCGGCTGGTGGACATCGAGGCGCTGGCGGAGGCGTCCGCGGACGCTCCGATGGCTGCCGATGTGGACCAGGTCCGGCGTATTGTCTCCGACGAGGTGGCGGCGTTCGGGGCGGCACAGCGGGCCGCGCACATCACGCCGACCGTGGTCGCGCTGCGCACCATGGCCGCGGATGTGGTGGCCGGTGAGATCGCCCGTCTCGAGAGCCGGCTGCCCGGCCTGGACGACAAGCACCGCGCGGAGATCACCCAGACCGTGCGGCGGGTGGTCGACAAGCTGCTGCACGCGCCGACCGTGCGGGTCAAACAGCTCGCGGCCGAACCCGGCGGCGCCGGGTACGCGGACGCGTTGCGCACCCTGTTCGACCTCGACCCCGAGACGGTGGCCTCCGTCTCCCGAGCCGAGGAAAGCACCGAGAAGAGCGCGAAGAAC
- a CDS encoding glutaredoxin family protein, with protein MADMSPLFRRKASQDRLVTLVGKPGCHLCDDAQAVVEKVCGDLGVAWEGKDVTQDPELHERYWEQIPVVLVDGRQHTFWRVDEGRLRRALAD; from the coding sequence ATGGCCGACATGAGTCCGCTCTTCCGCCGCAAGGCTTCGCAGGATCGTCTCGTCACCCTCGTGGGCAAGCCCGGCTGTCATCTGTGCGACGACGCCCAGGCCGTGGTGGAGAAGGTGTGCGGTGACCTCGGGGTGGCGTGGGAGGGGAAGGACGTCACTCAGGACCCGGAACTGCACGAGCGGTACTGGGAGCAGATTCCCGTCGTCCTCGTCGACGGCCGTCAGCACACGTTCTGGCGTGTCGACGAGGGACGCCTCCGCAGGGCCCTGGCCGACTGA
- a CDS encoding ECF subfamily RNA polymerase sigma factor, BldN family encodes MYPHVGVDDPGLTALRTAVTAARELLRGCVPTAYAAPAYAVPAFATAPAGPCPTAADAPVGPCYALADDSAAAGRHRGGRPSGGAATTRRPAADSDSARMLELVERAQAGEADAFGRLYDQYSDTVYRFIYHRVGGKTTAEDLTSETFLRALRRIGTFTWQGRDFGAWLVTIARNLVADHFKSSRFRLEVTTGEMLDANEVARSPEDSVLEYLSNTALLDAVRRLNPQQRECVTLRFLQGLSVAETARVMGKNEGAIKTLQYRAVRTLARLLPEDTR; translated from the coding sequence GTGTACCCACACGTCGGGGTTGACGACCCGGGCCTGACCGCACTGCGCACAGCAGTCACGGCGGCCCGGGAGCTGCTGCGCGGCTGCGTCCCCACCGCGTACGCCGCCCCCGCGTACGCCGTCCCCGCATTCGCCACCGCACCCGCCGGCCCCTGCCCCACCGCCGCCGACGCGCCCGTCGGCCCCTGCTACGCCCTCGCCGACGACAGCGCCGCGGCGGGAAGACACCGAGGCGGACGGCCGTCCGGCGGCGCGGCCACCACCCGCCGTCCCGCCGCGGACAGTGACAGCGCCAGGATGCTGGAGCTCGTGGAACGCGCCCAGGCGGGCGAGGCCGACGCCTTCGGACGGCTCTACGACCAGTACAGCGACACCGTGTACCGCTTCATCTACCACCGGGTGGGCGGCAAGACGACCGCCGAGGACCTCACCAGCGAGACCTTCCTGCGGGCGCTGCGCCGCATCGGCACCTTCACCTGGCAGGGACGCGACTTCGGCGCCTGGCTCGTCACCATCGCCCGCAATCTCGTCGCCGACCACTTCAAGTCCAGCCGCTTCCGCCTCGAGGTCACCACCGGGGAGATGCTCGACGCCAACGAGGTCGCACGCTCCCCCGAGGACTCCGTCCTCGAGTACCTGTCCAATACCGCCCTCCTCGACGCCGTACGACGTCTCAACCCCCAACAGCGCGAATGCGTCACGCTCCGATTCCTCCAGGGCCTCTCCGTCGCGGAGACCGCCCGCGTGATGGGCAAGAACGAAGGAGCGATCAAGACCCTCCAGTACCGGGCCGTCCGCACCCTCGCGCGGCTTCTCCCCGAGGACACGCGCTAG
- a CDS encoding 30S ribosomal protein bS22 — MGSVIKKRRKRMAKKKHRKLLKRTRVQRRNKK, encoded by the coding sequence GTGGGCTCTGTTATCAAGAAGCGGCGCAAGCGGATGGCCAAGAAGAAGCACCGCAAGCTGCTCAAGCGCACGCGCGTTCAGCGTCGCAACAAGAAGTAA
- a CDS encoding phosphatase, with amino-acid sequence MLAARLSGTVATTREESLRSYRLFAAGDPRVLIGLDPKGAWGQRELIELMAARCGVSADPRHVSGHDVITPERTLVALDAYAERIAAAARSGAPVLLGTGHPHRLLGFYAALADALSAAGCDVLTPAQGRCVDITTRFGLRTHHLDYVRGVALVRDAPPGRSGGEPGAHTHSPLPVRTALAAAAEAGRPLPGLVIGDHGWACGAGQLGFETIALADVNDPAPFVGEAEGCLSAVVPLDDGVRSAYYLPLTRYVLNRACLSQ; translated from the coding sequence CTGCTGGCCGCCCGGTTGTCCGGGACCGTGGCCACCACGCGGGAGGAGAGTCTGCGGAGCTACCGGCTCTTCGCCGCCGGGGACCCGCGCGTGCTGATCGGACTCGACCCGAAAGGGGCGTGGGGGCAACGGGAACTGATCGAGCTGATGGCGGCCAGGTGTGGGGTCTCGGCCGATCCTCGTCACGTTTCCGGGCATGATGTGATCACCCCGGAGCGGACCCTGGTTGCCCTGGACGCCTATGCGGAACGGATCGCGGCCGCCGCCCGGAGCGGTGCGCCCGTGCTGCTCGGCACCGGTCACCCGCACCGGCTGCTCGGCTTCTACGCCGCACTGGCAGACGCTCTGTCGGCGGCGGGATGTGACGTCCTCACCCCGGCGCAGGGTCGCTGTGTCGACATAACGACCCGGTTCGGTCTACGTACACACCACCTCGACTACGTACGAGGAGTCGCCCTGGTCCGGGATGCGCCTCCCGGGCGCTCCGGTGGTGAGCCCGGCGCACACACGCACTCCCCGCTCCCGGTTCGGACCGCGCTCGCCGCGGCCGCCGAGGCCGGCAGGCCGCTTCCCGGGCTGGTGATCGGAGACCACGGCTGGGCCTGCGGGGCAGGTCAGCTGGGGTTCGAGACCATCGCCCTGGCCGATGTGAACGACCCCGCCCCGTTCGTGGGGGAGGCTGAGGGGTGCCTCTCGGCGGTCGTTCCCCTTGATGACGGTGTGCGGTCTGCTTACTACCTGCCGCTGACCCGCTACGTACTCAATCGGGCGTGTCTGTCACAGTAG
- a CDS encoding helix-turn-helix domain-containing protein — protein MAAAGERPLNEVRFLTVAEVASVMRVSKMTVYRLVHSGHLPAIRVGRSFRVPEQAVHEYLRESYVGVETA, from the coding sequence ATGGCTGCAGCTGGCGAGAGGCCTCTGAACGAGGTTCGGTTCCTTACCGTGGCGGAAGTCGCCTCGGTGATGCGAGTGTCGAAGATGACCGTGTACCGACTGGTGCACAGCGGTCATCTGCCCGCGATCCGGGTGGGGCGGTCCTTCCGCGTCCCGGAGCAAGCGGTTCACGAGTACCTCCGCGAGAGCTATGTGGGGGTGGAAACCGCCTGA
- a CDS encoding lysophospholipid acyltransferase family protein, producing MADAKVIPFDDDRSRGGGGAGGAAQRPSRRRGAGNRRQGAGAAGMRDVQPLPGRASAGDDAPVSPETRKPREAREPRELRAEHDGGGAASGAVPDTGAEPGSGDEGGGLEQRVASGLAFLRRRLTGDYAVDDFGYDEELTDQVLMSLLRPVYEKYFRVEVKGIENIPSEGGALIVANHSGTLPLDGLMMQVAVHDNHPDDRHLRLLAADLVFMLPVVNELARKLGHTLACAEDAAQLLEKGELVGVMPEGFKGLGKPFADRYKLQRFGRGGFVSTALRARTPIIPCSIVGAEEIYPMIGNGKTIARLLGFPYFPLTPTFPWLGPLGVIPLPTKWTIQFGEPIHTESYPPEAAEDPMLMFNLTDQVREQIQHTLYKLLVQRRSVFF from the coding sequence ATGGCGGACGCCAAGGTCATTCCGTTCGACGACGACCGCTCCCGTGGGGGCGGGGGTGCCGGGGGCGCCGCGCAGCGCCCGTCGCGCCGCCGGGGTGCGGGAAACCGGCGCCAGGGGGCGGGGGCCGCCGGGATGCGCGACGTCCAGCCCCTGCCGGGGCGGGCGTCCGCCGGGGACGACGCCCCGGTGTCCCCTGAGACCCGCAAGCCCCGTGAAGCCCGCGAGCCTCGTGAACTCCGCGCAGAGCATGACGGCGGCGGCGCCGCGTCCGGTGCCGTCCCCGACACCGGTGCGGAACCCGGTTCCGGGGACGAGGGCGGCGGCCTGGAGCAGCGGGTCGCGAGCGGGCTGGCCTTCCTGCGCCGCCGGCTCACCGGTGACTACGCGGTCGACGACTTCGGCTATGACGAGGAGCTCACCGACCAGGTCCTCATGTCCCTGCTGCGTCCGGTGTACGAGAAGTACTTCCGGGTCGAGGTGAAGGGCATCGAGAACATCCCCTCCGAGGGCGGCGCCCTGATCGTCGCCAACCATTCCGGGACGCTGCCGCTGGACGGTCTGATGATGCAGGTCGCCGTCCACGACAACCACCCCGACGACCGGCATCTGCGGCTGCTCGCGGCGGACCTGGTGTTCATGCTGCCGGTGGTCAACGAACTCGCCCGCAAGCTCGGTCACACCCTGGCCTGCGCCGAGGACGCGGCACAGCTGCTGGAGAAGGGGGAACTGGTGGGGGTGATGCCGGAGGGCTTCAAGGGCCTCGGTAAGCCCTTCGCCGACCGCTACAAGCTGCAGCGCTTCGGCCGCGGCGGCTTCGTGTCCACGGCGCTGCGCGCGCGGACACCGATCATCCCGTGCTCGATCGTCGGGGCCGAGGAGATCTACCCGATGATCGGCAACGGGAAGACCATCGCGCGGCTGCTCGGGTTCCCGTACTTTCCGCTGACTCCGACCTTCCCGTGGCTGGGCCCGCTCGGCGTGATCCCGCTGCCGACGAAGTGGACCATCCAGTTCGGCGAGCCGATCCACACGGAGAGCTACCCGCCGGAGGCGGCCGAGGACCCGATGCTGATGTTCAACCTGACCGACCAGGTCCGGGAACAGATCCAGCACACCCTCTACAAGCTGCTGGTGCAGCGACGCTCGGTGTTCTTCTAG
- a CDS encoding DUF5667 domain-containing protein — MIANVSAHRRANAFAQALEEQSDRGTAAEQSKGSAPAPAAAETEQARLLTLAAGLGELPRPELDPEVKVVQRARLVAAFEAMLQEGTAEGEAADPSVPDQRSRRARGAHRATPLGKLRPRSRLAKGLTAGGLGVTVAAGAFGGVAAASSDALPGDSLYGLKRGMEDVKLGLADGNDERGRVFLDHASTRLSEARRLMERGRSGDLDHESLGEIRRTLSGMRHDASEGHRLLRNAYRHDPDSLGPMQALSSFSHAHRQVWGSLRDRLPPQLGDVSEQVSSVFDAIDEDVAPLQSLLPTSPARKGGGDGSERHGGSGSTPSAPSGTDSSRTPGTGTDGSADEDGTGSGAPGGSADSGDKDEGLIDGSTGGLLDPPEESAGTSPPADGGGATAPASPDVTLPPLLPGLLPGLGIGGEDVE; from the coding sequence GTGATCGCGAACGTATCGGCACACCGGCGGGCGAACGCCTTCGCCCAGGCCCTGGAGGAGCAGTCCGATCGGGGCACGGCGGCCGAACAGTCCAAAGGATCGGCCCCGGCTCCGGCGGCTGCGGAGACGGAACAGGCGCGGCTGCTCACGCTGGCCGCCGGTCTCGGCGAGCTGCCCAGGCCGGAGCTGGACCCCGAGGTCAAGGTCGTCCAGCGGGCCCGACTGGTGGCCGCGTTCGAGGCCATGCTCCAAGAAGGCACCGCCGAGGGCGAGGCAGCGGATCCGTCCGTACCCGACCAGCGTTCACGCCGTGCCCGGGGCGCACACCGGGCAACCCCGCTGGGGAAGCTGAGACCGCGCTCACGTCTGGCCAAGGGCCTCACCGCGGGCGGACTCGGCGTCACCGTGGCCGCGGGCGCCTTCGGCGGAGTCGCCGCCGCCAGCTCCGACGCCCTGCCCGGCGACTCGCTCTACGGTCTCAAGCGCGGCATGGAGGACGTCAAGCTCGGCCTGGCCGACGGCAACGACGAACGGGGCCGCGTCTTCCTCGACCACGCCTCCACCCGCCTCAGCGAGGCCCGTCGGCTGATGGAGCGTGGCCGCAGCGGCGACCTCGATCACGAGTCCCTCGGCGAGATCCGCCGCACCCTGTCCGGCATGCGGCACGACGCGTCCGAGGGCCATCGGCTGCTGCGCAACGCGTACCGGCACGACCCGGACTCCCTGGGCCCCATGCAGGCCCTCTCCTCCTTCTCGCACGCGCACCGGCAGGTCTGGGGATCCCTCCGCGACCGGCTGCCGCCGCAGCTCGGTGACGTCAGCGAGCAGGTCTCGTCGGTGTTCGACGCCATAGACGAGGACGTCGCCCCCCTGCAGTCCCTGCTTCCCACCTCCCCTGCCCGCAAGGGCGGGGGCGACGGCAGCGAGAGGCACGGCGGCTCCGGGTCCACGCCGAGCGCCCCCTCCGGCACGGACAGCTCCAGGACACCCGGCACCGGCACCGACGGCTCCGCCGACGAGGACGGCACCGGCAGCGGCGCCCCCGGCGGGTCCGCCGACTCCGGCGACAAGGACGAGGGCCTGATCGACGGCAGCACCGGCGGGCTGCTCGACCCGCCGGAGGAGAGCGCCGGCACCTCGCCGCCTGCCGACGGCGGCGGAGCGACCGCGCCGGCCTCGCCCGACGTCACGCTCCCGCCCCTCCTTCCCGGCCTGCTGCCGGGGCTGGGCATCGGCGGCGAGGACGTGGAGTAG
- a CDS encoding acetoin utilization protein AcuC — MSGRTQLMWDEKVTGYDFGRDHPMDPVRLVLTRSLVTALGLDREVAVVAAKTAGRSTLRLVHREDYIGAVRAASADPASADQSYGLGTTDDPAFAGMHEASALIAGQSVGAAEAVWRGETLHAVNFAGGLHHALPGAASGFCVYNDAALAVARLLELGVERVAYVDVDVHHGDGVQAAFWEDPRVLTVSLHEHPRTLFPQTGWPEETGADSAQGSAVNVALPAGTGDEGWLRAFHAVVPELLADFRPQVLVTQHGADTHFEDPLAHLAVSLDAQRAVQVACHELAHEHADGRWVALGGGGYAVVEVVPRSWTHLVGIAAGKPVDPATMIPESWRQEVYARTRQLGPVRMTDGRWPVSWASWEDGYDPADRLDQAVLATRRAVFPLRGLLP, encoded by the coding sequence ATGAGCGGCCGCACACAGCTGATGTGGGACGAGAAAGTAACGGGTTATGACTTCGGGCGGGACCATCCGATGGACCCCGTCCGGCTCGTGCTGACCCGGAGTCTGGTGACAGCCCTGGGGCTGGACCGGGAGGTGGCGGTGGTCGCGGCGAAGACGGCCGGTCGGTCGACGCTGCGGCTGGTGCACCGCGAGGACTACATCGGCGCGGTGCGGGCGGCGTCGGCGGACCCGGCGTCCGCGGACCAGTCGTACGGACTGGGGACGACGGACGATCCCGCCTTCGCGGGGATGCACGAGGCGTCGGCGCTGATCGCGGGGCAGTCGGTGGGCGCGGCCGAGGCGGTGTGGCGCGGGGAGACGCTGCACGCGGTGAACTTCGCGGGCGGGCTGCACCACGCGTTGCCGGGAGCGGCCTCGGGGTTCTGCGTGTACAACGACGCGGCGCTGGCCGTCGCCCGGCTGCTGGAGCTGGGCGTCGAACGCGTCGCGTACGTCGACGTCGACGTGCATCACGGGGACGGGGTGCAGGCGGCGTTCTGGGAGGACCCGCGGGTCCTCACGGTGTCGCTGCACGAGCATCCCCGGACGCTGTTCCCACAGACCGGGTGGCCGGAGGAGACCGGGGCGGACAGCGCGCAGGGCAGCGCGGTCAACGTCGCCCTGCCGGCCGGGACCGGGGACGAGGGCTGGCTCCGGGCGTTCCACGCCGTGGTGCCGGAGCTGCTGGCGGACTTCCGGCCGCAGGTACTGGTGACGCAGCACGGGGCGGACACGCACTTCGAGGATCCGCTGGCACACCTGGCGGTGTCGCTGGACGCGCAGCGCGCGGTGCAGGTGGCGTGCCACGAGCTGGCGCACGAGCACGCCGACGGGCGCTGGGTGGCGCTGGGCGGCGGCGGCTACGCGGTGGTGGAGGTCGTTCCGCGGTCCTGGACGCATCTGGTGGGGATCGCGGCAGGAAAGCCGGTGGATCCGGCGACGATGATCCCCGAGAGCTGGCGGCAGGAGGTGTACGCCCGGACCCGGCAGCTGGGGCCGGTGCGGATGACCGATGGCCGGTGGCCCGTGTCCTGGGCCTCCTGGGAGGACGGCTACGACCCGGCGGACCGTCTCGACCAGGCGGTACTGGCGACCCGGCGCGCGGTCTTCCCGCTGCGGGGGCTGCTGCCCTAG
- a CDS encoding redox-sensing transcriptional repressor Rex, which translates to MATGRTHRPATRSRGIPEATVARLPLYLRALTALSERSVPTVSSEELAAAAGVNSAKLRKDFSYLGSYGTRGVGYDVEYLVYQISRELGLTQDWPVVIVGIGNLGAALANYGGFASRGFRVAALIDADPAMAGKPVAGIPVQHTDELEQIVEDEGVSIGVIATPAGAAQQVCERLVAAGVTSILNFAPTVLSVPDGVDVRKVDLSIELQILAFHEQRKAGELAASGAVVASAQPPVVARRGAAADQEPAVDQGPDGDVPAVMPT; encoded by the coding sequence GTGGCAACTGGCCGAACTCACCGACCGGCGACCCGTAGCCGAGGAATTCCCGAGGCCACCGTCGCCAGGCTTCCGCTGTACCTCCGCGCCCTCACCGCGCTCTCCGAGCGCTCGGTGCCCACGGTTTCCTCGGAGGAACTGGCGGCTGCCGCGGGCGTCAACTCCGCGAAGCTGCGCAAGGACTTCTCCTACCTGGGCTCCTACGGGACCCGGGGTGTGGGCTACGACGTCGAGTATCTCGTGTACCAGATCTCCCGCGAACTCGGCCTGACCCAGGACTGGCCGGTTGTGATCGTCGGTATCGGTAACCTCGGTGCCGCGCTCGCCAACTACGGCGGGTTCGCCTCCCGCGGATTCAGGGTCGCCGCGCTCATAGACGCCGACCCCGCGATGGCCGGAAAGCCCGTCGCCGGGATACCCGTGCAGCACACCGACGAACTGGAGCAGATCGTCGAGGACGAGGGTGTGTCGATCGGTGTGATCGCGACGCCGGCCGGTGCCGCCCAGCAGGTCTGCGAGCGTCTGGTGGCCGCGGGGGTCACCTCCATCCTGAACTTCGCGCCGACCGTGCTGTCCGTCCCGGACGGCGTCGACGTACGCAAGGTGGACCTCTCCATCGAACTGCAGATCCTCGCCTTCCACGAGCAGCGCAAGGCCGGCGAGCTGGCCGCCTCGGGGGCCGTCGTCGCCTCCGCCCAGCCGCCCGTTGTCGCGCGCCGGGGTGCCGCCGCGGACCAGGAGCCCGCCGTCGACCAGGGACCCGACGGGGACGTACCCGCCGTGATGCCGACATGA